The sequence below is a genomic window from Chondrinema litorale.
AAGTCAGCCTATCCAGAGACACAGGGATGCAGGCTGTGGGCACAGTCGAGCTTTCCGGTAGGCAACTGCTGGAAGGCGTACAGGTCAAACTCAAAAAATACCCTTACCCCGTCAAATTATTCAAGATAGTCTCCCTAAACGGGGACATTGAATGGGTGATCACAAATGATCTATCGGACAGGATGAATGTATTTGAGGCCGAAAACGAATCCCAGATCAGATGGCAGATTGAGCAGTTCCACAGGGAATACAAACAGCTTACAGGCTCTGAGAAGTGCCAATGCCGAAAGGCAATCTCCCAGAGGAACCATCTAGCTTGCTGCTACCAGGCTTGGATAGGGCTGAAACTCCTTGCAAAACAGTTGAAAACAACACTCTATCAAATCAAAGTACTTCCGTTCAGCAACTATCTTAAACAGATTCTTGCTAATCCTATTATCATTTTTAACTTAAATGCGTAAGTCCTATGTTAAAAAAGCAGAGTTGTAAACATGTAGGTTATATTAGATTATGTAGATTAAATACTACTAACAACTTGTTAGTCAAGCACTTTTGCAGAGCTTAGCTCTTTATTATCGTAGAGTTCTACTAAAAGCTTTCCTTCTTCTACATCATAGACTATTACTTCTTTGCCAGTCTCTATTTTTTTACCGTCTGTAAGTGCATCAAAGATCACTAACCTGCCTTGCACCAACAATTGTACTTGACCTTCACCAGTTCTGGATTCTGGAATTCCCAGATATACTTCGGCTACTTTACCAATAGCATTTTTGATTTCTACATTTCCAGAATTTTCCAGATTTTTCATTTTATTAATCAAAAGTACTACAGTGCCAAAGCCTACGATACCAGCAATTAAAGAAGTAAGCAAAATGCCTCCTTCTCCCATATCTGTCTGGCTTTTAAACAGAATAGCAGACCAACTGCCCATACCTAAAAATGTAAGAATGGCTGAAAGTGTAACATCATCACCACCGATATCAAAATCGAGGTCTACATCTAAATCCAATCCAACGAGAGACAACAGAGTTTGTACGCCTAGTACAGAAGAAGACAGGGCAGCAATTGCCCAATAGATGGCTTCGGAAGGTGTGTCCACTCCAAATAATTCTTGTAGAGCTTCCATAATTTTATGTGTTGAATTGAAAAATCCTCCTTCTCAAATTTTAATAAAATGCTCTTTAAGCATTCTAATTAATTGGTCGAATATTGTTGATTGATATTACAAGATAGAGATAAAAAAAATTAAAAAATATGATTTTTATAGAAAGTGACTGTCTTAGTAGGCAATCTGATAAAGGAAAGTGAAATTGATTGAAGATAAGGATGTTATTCTCTCCATTAAACTTTAAATTTACACAAAAACATACTAAATAATTATGGAGGTTCATACAACGAATCAAACACCTAACCGCACTAAAATATCAGCTATAGTTGGTTTAAAATGTCCGCGATGTAGAGAAGGCCACATGTTCCAACACCCATTTCTGGCAAAGCCAATAAAGTTTAGTAAGATGCACGATAAATGTGAGCATTGCCAGCAAAGCTTTAACCCAGAGCCAGGTTTTTATATTGGTGC
It includes:
- a CDS encoding NfeD family protein, producing the protein MEALQELFGVDTPSEAIYWAIAALSSSVLGVQTLLSLVGLDLDVDLDFDIGGDDVTLSAILTFLGMGSWSAILFKSQTDMGEGGILLTSLIAGIVGFGTVVLLINKMKNLENSGNVEIKNAIGKVAEVYLGIPESRTGEGQVQLLVQGRLVIFDALTDGKKIETGKEVIVYDVEEGKLLVELYDNKELSSAKVLD